The genomic interval CGAGGGGCTGATCGACAACGGCCTGAAACTGCGCACGATGCGCCTGCCCGACGCGTTCCAGGACCAGGACAAGCCCGAACTGCAATATGCCGCCGCCAGGCTCGACGCCGACGCCATCGTCGAAACCGTCCTCACCGCACTCAGGCATAATGCGACTGGAGTGGTCGGGGCGTCTGCATGAAGCGGCCGGCGATGGCAGGCGGGTTGGCGGCAATCGCCCTCGCCTGCATCGGCGCCGCCCCCACCCCACTCGGCACGCTGACCGTGCGGGTCGGTAACGTGCGCAACGACAAGGGCATCATGCATATCGACATCTGCCCGGAGCCGTATTTCCTGAAGGACGACTGCCCCTATGTCGCCAATGCGCCGGCACGCGCGGGCATGACGATCGTCGTCGCGCACAATATTCCCGCCGGGCGCTACGCCGTGCAGGCATTCCATGACGAGAATTCCAACAAGAAGGTCGACCGCGCTTTGTTCGGCATCCCCAAGGAGGGCGTCGGCTTCTCCAACGATGCGCCGATCCGGTTGAGCCCGCCGAAATGGGCCGCGGCCGTGTTCGCGTTCAACGGCGCCGACCAGACGATCGCGCTCAACATGCGCTACTTCCTCGGGGCGTCTGGCCCGGCGGCGAAGTGAAGCTCGGCGCGATCGTTCCGCGCGCCGTTGCGGCGAGCATCGTCCGGCCCTGGATCACCCTGCTGATCGCACTGGTCGTGGCGGCCGGCGCGCTGCTGTTCACCGCATCGCATTTCGCGATGACCACCGACACTGCCGAACTGATCTCGCCCGATGTCGACTGGCGGCAGCACGAGCGCGCGATGGACGACGCCTTCCCGCAATTGCGGGATGCGATGGTGGTGGTGATCGACGGCAAGACGCCCGAGCTGGCCGAAGATGGCGCGGCGAAACTGGCTGCGAAGTTCGCCGCCGATCCCAAGCATTTTCGCGCGGTGCGCCGGCCCGATGGCGGCGAGTTTTTCGCGCGCGAAGGCTTGCTGTTCGGGTCCGAGGCGGAAGTGCGCCAGACCATCGCGGCGCTGGTCAAGGCCCAGCCGCTGCTCGGCCCGCTGGCCGCCGATCCGTCGCTGCGCGGGGTGGCGGGGGCGGTGACCACAATGCTCGACGGGGTCGATGCCGGGCAGGCCAGCTTGGCCGACATCCGCGCGCCGATGCGGGCCTTGGCCGAGGCGACCGATTCGTCGCTGGCGGGCGAGCCGATCTTCTTTTCCTGGCAGGCATTGTTCGCGGCCGGCGGATCGAGCCTCGCCGCCCCGACGCGGCGGCTGATCCTGGTGCGGCCGGTGCTCGACTACGGATCGCTGATGCCCGGCGAGAATGCGAGCGCGGCGGTCCATGCCACCGCCAAAGCGCTCGGACTGAACGAGGCGCATGGCGTAACGGTACGACTGACCGGCGACGTGCCGCTGTCCGACGAGGAATTCGCCACGTTGCAGGACAATATCGGGCTGGTCGCGTGCGTGATGCTGGCGGCGATGCTGCTGACCTTGTGGCTGGCGACACGATCGGTGAAACTGGTCGCCGCGATCATCGCAACGATCGTGATCGGCCTGATCGCAACTTTGGCGGCGGGGCTGATGGCGGTGGGGCGGCTGAACCTGATCTCGATCGCTTTCATTCCGCTGTTCGTCGGGCTCGGCGTGGATTTCGGGGTGCAGATCTGCGTGCGGTTCAACGCGGAGCAGGCCGAGGGCGCAAGCCTCGGCGAAGCATTGCAGCGGGCGGCGGCTGCGCTGGGCGTGCCGTTGTTGCTGGCGGCGGGCGCGGTGTTCCTCGGCTTCGGGGCGTTTCTGCCCACCGCCTATATCGGCATCGCGGAACTGGGCGTGATCGCCGGGATCGGCATGGTCATCGCGCTGGCGTTCAGCGTCACCTTGCTGCCGGCGCTGGTGATGCTGTTGCGGCCGGGCGCGCCACACCGAGAGGTCGGGTTCGCGGCGATGGCACCGGTCGATTGCTGGCTGGAACGGCGGCGGCGCACGGTGCTGTGGGCGTTCGCCGCGTCGATGGCGCTGAGCATCGCGCTGCTGCCGTGGGTGACGTTCGACTTCAACCCGCTCGACCTGCGCGATCCGGCCAGCCCGGCGATGCGCACGCTGACCGACCTGACGCGCGATCCGGACCGTACACCGAATACGATCGGCGTGCTGGCCCCCGACAAGGCGACGGCGAGCGCGTTGGCGAAGCGGTTGTCGGCCCTGCCCGAGGTCAAGCAGGTCGTCTCGCTCGACAGCTTCGTGCCGGAGGATCAGCCGCCCAAGCTGGCCGCAATCTCGGATGCGGCGTTGCTGCTCGACGTCACGATCAACCCGTTCGACATCGCACCCGCACCTGACGATGCCGCGCGCGTGCAGGCGCTGACCGCGCTTTCGACCCGGCTCGCCCAGGCGGCGTCCGCTCATCCGGGGCCGGGCGCGAGCGAGGCGCGCGCGCTGTCCGCCGCGTTCGGACGTCTCGCGCGCGGTAAGGCGGAGCAACGTGCGAAGGTCGAGGCGATGCTCGCCCAGCCGCTCGGCACGATGCTCGACCAGATCCGCGGCCTGTTGCAGGCCGAGCCGGTAACGCTCGCTTCGCTGCCTGCCGATATGGCGCGCGACTGGCGAACGCCGGACGGGCGCTATCGGCTGGAGGTATTCCCCTCGGGCGATGCCAACGACAATGCCGTGATGAAGCGCTTCCGCGCGGCGGTCGGCACGGTGACGCCGAACGTCTCCGGCCTGCCGGTCGCGACTCAGGCGGCGGCGGCGACAATCGCGGGGGCCTTCGTGCAGGCCGGGGTGATCGCGTTCGTGCTGGTCAGCCTGTTGCTGTTCGCGGTGCTGCGGGACGTGCGCGAGGTAGCGTTCACGCTCGCACCGGTGATCCTGTCGATCTTCCTCACGCTCGGCACCTGCGTCGTCATCGGACAGCCGATCAACTTCGCCAACATCATCGCGCTTCCGTTGTTGTTCGGGGTGGGCGTGGCGTTTCACATCTATTTCGTGATGGCCTGGCGCGGCGGGGCGACCGACCTGCTGCAATCGAGCCTGGCGCGCGCCGTGCTGTTCAGCGCGCTGGCAACCGGTACCGCGTTCGGGAGCCTGTGGTTGTCGCACCACCCGGGCACCGCGAGCATGGGCAAGATCCTGATGATCTCGCTAGCGTGGACCCTGGTGTGCGCGCTGATCTTCGAGCCGGCGTTGCTCGGGCCGCCCGCCAAGCGACGGTGATCTGACACTGCACTGCCCCCCACCGTTCGTGCCGAGCCTGTCGAAGCACATGCCCCGAACACGCCCTTCGACAGGCTCAGGGCGAACGGAGGGGAAGGCACCTCAGAATGAGGTGGTCAGGGTTTAGGCGCGGGTTGAGCCGGGTCGGCTAGCGGATCGGCCAGTTCCTTCGGCGCGGCTTCGGGCTTTGGCGCATCGGTCGCAGGCGGAGCCGCCGGATCGGTCATAGGATCGGACAATTCCGGCGTGGCGGGCTTAGCGCCCTGCCCGGCCGCCGGATCGGCGAGATCGTCGCCCAATTCCGCCGGACCCGCAGCGCTCGCCTTGCCGCGCAACGCGTCGATCTCGCCCTGCCGGCTCTGCTGATAGGCCGAGCGCAGCGTGGCGTAGGGATCCACCGCGCCGTCGAACAGCGCCTTGAGTTCGTCGTCGGATTCGGCGCGCAGGTCGAGGCCGGTGATCACCGCCCTCGGCACCTGATATTCCAACCGATCGAACGGCTTGCCCACCGCCAGCGGCAGGACCAAGCCGTCCGCTTGCCCGCCGAGAAAATCGCGCAGGCTGCTCGGTCCGACCAGCGGCAGGAAAAGGTACGGCCCTGGCTTCACGCCGTAATAACCGAGTGTATCGCCCAGGCCATTGTCGCGATGCGGGAGGCTGACGCCCGGCAATTTCGCGACGTCCAGCACGCCGCCCAGCCCGAGCGTGGAATTGATCGAGAAGCGCGCCAGCGTCTCGATCGCCTTGCCCGGCTTCAATTGCAGCAGATAGTTCAGGAAGACGATCGGCTCGCCGAGATTGCTGAAGAAATGCCGCAGTCCGCCGCGCACCGGCTTGGGCACGACCTTCCTGTAGCCCATGCCGGCGGGCCGGAAGATCGCGCGATCGAACTTCTGATGCACGCCGAACATGCCGCGGTTGAAGCCCTCCAACGGGTCGCCCTTCGCGTGATGACGCGGGGTGGAGACCAGGGGCTCCACCGGCGCCGCGACCTCCGCGACGGGTGCCGGCGGCGCATCCTGCGCTTGTTCGGACAGCTTTGCCGCCTCGGCGCTAGCCGCGACCACGGCGGGGCGCGCGTCCCCAGATGCCGGCGCGCCGACCAGCAACAGCGCGGGAATCAACGCCGAAAGCGTCAACCGCCGGCCTTCGCCGATTCGGATTTGGACGACAGGGCGTCGAGATGCGCCACGAGCGCCTTCGCACCACCCGATTGCAGCACACCGGCGAAATCGGACCGCCGGATCGCCAACTGGCTGATCGAATTGCGATAGAAGACGTCGATGATCTTCCATGCGCCGCCCGAATTGCGCAGGCGATAGGAGATCGCGACCTTCTCGCCCTTCGGATCGTTCAGCGTCGTGCGCACCAGCCGGTCGCCGCCACGCACTTCGACCTTGGGATCGATGGTGAAGGACTGGCCGGAGAAATCGTTGAAATTCGTGGCATATTGGCCGATCGTCATGCGCCGGAACGCCGCGGTCAGTGCGGCCTGATCGGCCGGCTTGATCGTCGTCCAGACCGATCCGATCGACAGGCGGGTCATCAACGGCAGGTCGTACGCCCGGTCGATCACCGGACCGATCGTAGCGGCGCGCCCCTTCGTGCCCGCCGCCTTGCCGGCCTTCATGATCGCGATCAGACCGTCGTCGAGCGCCTTGACCGTCGCTTGGGCGGGATCGGCCGCCTGAGCCGATGCGCCGGCCGGTGCGGCAACAGGGCCGAGCAGCGCGACCATGGCGATGAAAAGATGACGCATTTTACTCAGCTCCTCTAATCGTCCTCCCCATACGGCCCGCCCCAAACATGGTCCAGCCTGCGCGAGGTCAAATAATGACATGTTGCTGCGATGCAAAAAATTGTCACGCTGCGAGGTTGGCGTTTCGATTCCGACTTGCCATAATCTGGGCATATCAATGCGGCATCAGCCGGTTTGGACACGACGGAAGGGTGCTCGACTTGCACGAACGGACGACCAATACGCAGGGCAGTGCGACCGGCCGCGGCACGGACGACATTCTGCAGATCATCCTGGCGAAGCCCCGCGGCTTC from Sphingomonas sp. Leaf357 carries:
- a CDS encoding DUF2141 domain-containing protein; the encoded protein is MAGGLAAIALACIGAAPTPLGTLTVRVGNVRNDKGIMHIDICPEPYFLKDDCPYVANAPARAGMTIVVAHNIPAGRYAVQAFHDENSNKKVDRALFGIPKEGVGFSNDAPIRLSPPKWAAAVFAFNGADQTIALNMRYFLGASGPAAK
- a CDS encoding MlaA family lipoprotein, which encodes MTLSALIPALLLVGAPASGDARPAVVAASAEAAKLSEQAQDAPPAPVAEVAAPVEPLVSTPRHHAKGDPLEGFNRGMFGVHQKFDRAIFRPAGMGYRKVVPKPVRGGLRHFFSNLGEPIVFLNYLLQLKPGKAIETLARFSINSTLGLGGVLDVAKLPGVSLPHRDNGLGDTLGYYGVKPGPYLFLPLVGPSSLRDFLGGQADGLVLPLAVGKPFDRLEYQVPRAVITGLDLRAESDDELKALFDGAVDPYATLRSAYQQSRQGEIDALRGKASAAGPAELGDDLADPAAGQGAKPATPELSDPMTDPAAPPATDAPKPEAAPKELADPLADPAQPAPKP
- a CDS encoding MMPL family transporter, encoding MKLGAIVPRAVAASIVRPWITLLIALVVAAGALLFTASHFAMTTDTAELISPDVDWRQHERAMDDAFPQLRDAMVVVIDGKTPELAEDGAAKLAAKFAADPKHFRAVRRPDGGEFFAREGLLFGSEAEVRQTIAALVKAQPLLGPLAADPSLRGVAGAVTTMLDGVDAGQASLADIRAPMRALAEATDSSLAGEPIFFSWQALFAAGGSSLAAPTRRLILVRPVLDYGSLMPGENASAAVHATAKALGLNEAHGVTVRLTGDVPLSDEEFATLQDNIGLVACVMLAAMLLTLWLATRSVKLVAAIIATIVIGLIATLAAGLMAVGRLNLISIAFIPLFVGLGVDFGVQICVRFNAEQAEGASLGEALQRAAAALGVPLLLAAGAVFLGFGAFLPTAYIGIAELGVIAGIGMVIALAFSVTLLPALVMLLRPGAPHREVGFAAMAPVDCWLERRRRTVLWAFAASMALSIALLPWVTFDFNPLDLRDPASPAMRTLTDLTRDPDRTPNTIGVLAPDKATASALAKRLSALPEVKQVVSLDSFVPEDQPPKLAAISDAALLLDVTINPFDIAPAPDDAARVQALTALSTRLAQAASAHPGPGASEARALSAAFGRLARGKAEQRAKVEAMLAQPLGTMLDQIRGLLQAEPVTLASLPADMARDWRTPDGRYRLEVFPSGDANDNAVMKRFRAAVGTVTPNVSGLPVATQAAAATIAGAFVQAGVIAFVLVSLLLFAVLRDVREVAFTLAPVILSIFLTLGTCVVIGQPINFANIIALPLLFGVGVAFHIYFVMAWRGGATDLLQSSLARAVLFSALATGTAFGSLWLSHHPGTASMGKILMISLAWTLVCALIFEPALLGPPAKRR
- a CDS encoding ABC transporter substrate-binding protein codes for the protein MRHLFIAMVALLGPVAAPAGASAQAADPAQATVKALDDGLIAIMKAGKAAGTKGRAATIGPVIDRAYDLPLMTRLSIGSVWTTIKPADQAALTAAFRRMTIGQYATNFNDFSGQSFTIDPKVEVRGGDRLVRTTLNDPKGEKVAISYRLRNSGGAWKIIDVFYRNSISQLAIRRSDFAGVLQSGGAKALVAHLDALSSKSESAKAGG